In the genome of Bacillus thuringiensis, the window TACTGCAAAAAGTTAACAATGTGTAAACGGGTCACTTCATGAAAAGTTTTCGTCTGTTCCACATTTTGCAAATACTTTACGTAGCTTTTTAAATCCCGTTCATAAGATACTACTGTATTCTTTGCTAATCCTTTTTCGACAACCATATAATGAATAAAATCTTTTAATTGATCTTCCACTCTACACTACTCCCCATTTTCATAGAAAAACATCATTCTATTTACGAAAGCATCCTTTGCCGGTTCTTCATTCCCTGATACTTTTTCTACAGTCTCTTCTTTAGGTTTTTCATAACGATGATAGCTTTCATATTCTTCATTTATCCATAGTATAGCGAAATAAAACAAAATCGTACAACTTGTAAATAATAAAAATACTTTTATTCCATCAAAAGTTAATTTTAAAGCTCGGCGCATTGTAAATTCCTCCAAAATATAAGTTATTACAACATATGCCAAGCTTTCATCAATTTATACCTTATTCAAATAAAAAACCTCTTCCTAGATAAATAGGAAAAGGTTATTTTTCATCCGTTTCATTTTCTTGACAGTTTTTACAAATCCCATGGAATGTTAAACGATGATCTTTCACCTTAAAGCTCCAGTCTCGCTCTACTTTCCTTTCCACTTCACCAAGTAAATCTTCTTGTATTTCTTGTACAGCACCACATTGTGTACAAATCAAATGATGGTGGAAACGCTGCGCACCTTCTTGGCGTAAGTCATAGCGTGAAACACCGTCTCCAAAGTTAATCTTATCGACAACTTTTAACTCAGATAATAGTTCTAAAGTTCGGTAGACGGTTGCTAATCCGATCTCTGGCGACTTTTCTTTTACAAGGAGGTAAACATCTTCTGCGCTTAAATGATCTTCTTCATTTTCTAGCAGCACACGAACTGTTGCTTCACGTTGCGGTGTTAATTTGTAGCTCGCTGCATGTAATTGCTTCTTAATTCGTTCAATTCTTTCTTCCATTCGGTACTACTCCCTCCTCGCCACTCTTACACCATTATATCAGAAGAAGGGCTTCTGTCAAAAGAAAAACAATAAAAACAAATTGATAATTATTCTCAAAAAGTATTTATTTTTTATTAATAGCCTCAACAACTTCTTTCATTAAAACTGGTGATGCGTAAGCCTCCACACTAGAAGCAAGTGCTAACACCACTCCAATTACAAGAAAGAAGCATGTATACCGGATTAATAATGGTAACAGTGGCTCGGTTATTTTTCTAATAAATTGATGCCTAATCATCCGTAAAGAAAAACTTGCAGCAATGGTTGTCATAACGAGAAAGACTGGAATGATAATTAAATTTTGTGGCAAAACAGATACAAATGCTAATAATAGTCCATTCCATCCATGCTGACTTACTAAAAAACCAACTGTAAATCCAACAACAACTCCTTTTACAAATAATAAAATAAAAATAAGTGGTAATCCAACAATTGAAATCCCTAAAATCCAAATAAATCCGATGTATTTTAATTGCGAAAAGTAACTTTCTCGAAACATTTCGCCCGCAATGGCAAATTCTCCTTTAGAGACTTGTCCAAAAAAACGTTGTAAATAAAATGATAAATCTTGTTTTTGATTGATTTGTAAACTATTCACAAGAATGGCTCCGAATATTACTCCCATCAATAATAAAACAGCATTAAATATATATAATGAAGAGTTTTCCTGTATGTGAGACATTACACGGTCTTGCCAATTTTTTCGCCACATTTTTCTTCCCTCCGTTCACACTCTTATTAAAAATGTATGAAAGAAAGAAAAAAGTATGACGAATTAACATTGAAATTCCGCTCTACTTTGCTAAACTAAAAAGTAGAGAATAGGAGGGATTTCTCTTGAAACCATTATTATTAGATTTTCCAACATTATTTCAAACTGAACGCTTGCAAGTTCGTAAACCATTTCCAGGTGATGGTGCAGAAGTATATGAAGCAATCCAAGCTTCTCTAGAAGACTTAGTACCGTGGATACCAATTAACGCTGAAACAGAAGAGAGTGCTGAAGAAATTGTTCGCGAAGCTCACGGACAGTTTTTACTTCGTGAAACACTTGATTTTCACTTATACGATAAAGTATCTGGTACATTCATCGGAGCAATTACACTAAAGCCTGAAAACTGGGATATTCCAAAGTTTTCACTTCACTTCTGGCTACATAGTGCCTATACAAAACAAGGCTATATGACCGAAGCTGTTAAAGGTGCGATTCAGTTCGCCTTTGATAAACTAGGTGCTAGAAGAATTGAAATCCGTACTGATGCAACAAATATAAATGCATGTAGCTTAGCAGAACGTTTAGAATTCATTCTAGAAGGTACAATGGAAAATGATTTCCTAGCACCAGATGGTAGCTTACGTGATGCACGTGTATATGCAAAAATCAATTAAAAAACACTCGCCTTTGGCGAGTGTTTATTTTTGTAGTTGTAAATATTGTACTGCAAACATCGTCTTCGCATCATGAATACGAAGATCTTTCATAAGAGTAATCGCTTCTTCTAATGATACTTCCATTAATTCCACAAACTCATCTTCATCTAACTCAGCTTTATTTTCTTTTTTTGTCAAACCTGTCGCTTTATATACATATAAAATTTCATCTGCGAATCCTGGAGATGTATAGAAAGAAGTAATGAGCTCCATATTTTCACATACATATCCTGTTTCCTCTTCTAATTCACGAACTGCTGTTACCTCTGGTTTTTCACCAGGTTCTAACTTGCCGGCTGGAATTTCTATAATCGCCTTTTCAAGCGCTTTACGATACTGCTCAACAAGCACAATTTTCCCCTCATCCGTAATAGCAATAATCGCAACTGCACCAGGGTGATTTACAATTTCACGTTTACTCATTTCTCCATTTGGTAATACTACATCATCAACACGAACTTTTATAACTCTACCATCAAAAATCGGCTCAGTTTTTACTGTTCTCTCTGTAAGATTACTCATACTAC includes:
- a CDS encoding YqzK family protein — encoded protein: MRRALKLTFDGIKVFLLFTSCTILFYFAILWINEEYESYHRYEKPKEETVEKVSGNEEPAKDAFVNRMMFFYENGE
- a CDS encoding Fur family transcriptional regulator, translating into MEERIERIKKQLHAASYKLTPQREATVRVLLENEEDHLSAEDVYLLVKEKSPEIGLATVYRTLELLSELKVVDKINFGDGVSRYDLRQEGAQRFHHHLICTQCGAVQEIQEDLLGEVERKVERDWSFKVKDHRLTFHGICKNCQENETDEK
- the spoIIM gene encoding stage II sporulation protein M, which produces MSHIQENSSLYIFNAVLLLMGVIFGAILVNSLQINQKQDLSFYLQRFFGQVSKGEFAIAGEMFRESYFSQLKYIGFIWILGISIVGLPLIFILLFVKGVVVGFTVGFLVSQHGWNGLLLAFVSVLPQNLIIIPVFLVMTTIAASFSLRMIRHQFIRKITEPLLPLLIRYTCFFLVIGVVLALASSVEAYASPVLMKEVVEAINKK
- a CDS encoding GNAT family N-acetyltransferase — protein: MKPLLLDFPTLFQTERLQVRKPFPGDGAEVYEAIQASLEDLVPWIPINAETEESAEEIVREAHGQFLLRETLDFHLYDKVSGTFIGAITLKPENWDIPKFSLHFWLHSAYTKQGYMTEAVKGAIQFAFDKLGARRIEIRTDATNINACSLAERLEFILEGTMENDFLAPDGSLRDARVYAKIN
- a CDS encoding NUDIX domain-containing protein, encoding MSNLTERTVKTEPIFDGRVIKVRVDDVVLPNGEMSKREIVNHPGAVAIIAITDEGKIVLVEQYRKALEKAIIEIPAGKLEPGEKPEVTAVRELEEETGYVCENMELITSFYTSPGFADEILYVYKATGLTKKENKAELDEDEFVELMEVSLEEAITLMKDLRIHDAKTMFAVQYLQLQK